A genomic stretch from uncultured Pseudodesulfovibrio sp. includes:
- a CDS encoding redox-sensing transcriptional repressor Rex — translation MKSEHIPKATIGRLAVYIQVLENLLRDGNEVISSEKLARACSVNSSQIRKDLAYFGEFGVRGVGYYVQELITSIKQSLGIDRLWKCALIGVGNMGSALLRHHDFERRGFKICAAFDCDPDKIGLEFEGMEIVCPTHLKEQAPELNLEIGIIATPPDRAQRAANHLVDANIRGIINFAPSRINVPKHIPVEYVDFFDHLYAIAFQITLGSD, via the coding sequence ATGAAAAGCGAACACATCCCAAAAGCGACTATCGGCAGGTTGGCTGTCTACATTCAGGTTCTTGAGAATCTGTTACGTGACGGCAACGAAGTTATCTCTTCCGAGAAACTGGCGCGCGCCTGTTCAGTCAACTCGTCACAAATCAGAAAAGATCTCGCCTATTTTGGCGAGTTCGGCGTGCGTGGCGTGGGGTACTACGTTCAAGAGCTGATTACTTCAATCAAGCAATCGCTTGGTATTGATCGTCTGTGGAAATGTGCTCTTATCGGCGTTGGTAATATGGGCAGCGCATTGTTGCGTCACCATGATTTCGAACGACGTGGGTTCAAAATCTGTGCGGCCTTTGACTGTGACCCGGACAAGATTGGTCTGGAATTCGAGGGCATGGAGATCGTCTGTCCTACACATCTCAAGGAACAGGCCCCAGAGTTGAATCTTGAAATCGGTATCATTGCGACTCCACCGGACCGTGCACAGCGTGCAGCCAACCATCTTGTTGACGCGAATATCAGAGGTATCATCAACTTTGCTCCCTCCCGGATCAACGTTCCCAAACATATACCTGTAGAGTACGTCGACTTCTTCGATCATCTTTACGCGATTGCCTTCCAGATCACTCTGGGCAGCGACTAG
- a CDS encoding ATP synthase F0 subunit C — protein sequence MKIAKILFTTMAMVLVASTAFAAGDPAVMSAKAYATAIGMGIAAGLCGIGQGMGVKGCCEGIARNPEAGGQLSTTLILGLAFIESLAIYALVVNLILLFVV from the coding sequence ATGAAAATCGCTAAAATTCTGTTCACCACCATGGCTATGGTTCTGGTTGCTTCCACCGCTTTCGCTGCTGGCGATCCTGCTGTCATGTCCGCTAAAGCATACGCCACTGCCATCGGCATGGGCATCGCTGCTGGCCTCTGCGGTATCGGTCAGGGCATGGGCGTCAAGGGCTGCTGCGAAGGTATCGCTCGTAACCCCGAAGCTGGCGGACAGCTGTCCACCACTCTGATTCTTGGCCTGGCATTCATCGAATCCCTGGCTATTTACGCCTTGGTTGTTAACCTGATCCTGCTCTTCGTCGTCTAG
- a CDS encoding response regulator transcription factor, protein MSSQKVLVVEDHRDTRELLKYNLSAAGFDVAAAEDGQLGLSLAQAFKPDIILLDLMMPGTDGLEVCRQLKGDPALARIPVIMLTAKGEEVDKIVGLELGADDYVIKPFSPRELILRIKAILRRYGAPEPNAPKFWERDGLKIDFEAHQISIDGEDASLTATEFKLLTVLISGAGKVQTRDNLLDTVWDTHFEGYSRTVDTHVRRLRQKLGPYAAWIETIRGVGYRFKA, encoded by the coding sequence GTGTCATCTCAGAAAGTACTGGTAGTTGAAGACCACCGAGACACCCGCGAACTGCTCAAATACAACCTGTCAGCTGCAGGTTTTGATGTCGCTGCTGCAGAAGACGGTCAATTGGGACTGAGCCTCGCTCAAGCATTCAAACCGGACATCATCCTCCTCGACCTCATGATGCCGGGTACAGACGGCCTGGAAGTTTGTCGTCAACTCAAAGGCGATCCAGCGTTAGCGCGTATCCCTGTCATCATGCTCACTGCCAAGGGTGAAGAGGTGGACAAAATCGTCGGTCTCGAACTGGGAGCAGACGACTATGTCATCAAACCCTTTTCCCCCCGTGAGCTTATCCTCCGCATCAAGGCCATCCTTCGTCGCTATGGTGCACCTGAACCTAATGCTCCAAAATTCTGGGAACGCGATGGACTTAAAATAGATTTCGAAGCACACCAGATATCCATCGACGGAGAAGATGCTTCTCTCACCGCCACTGAGTTCAAGCTTTTAACAGTGCTTATTTCAGGCGCTGGAAAAGTCCAGACGCGTGACAACCTTCTCGACACAGTCTGGGACACGCATTTCGAAGGCTATTCACGAACAGTCGATACCCATGTCCGGCGACTTCGCCAAAAACTCGGACCTTATGCAGCCTGGATCGAGACCATCAGAGGAGTCGGGTACCGTTTCAAGGCATAA
- the atpB gene encoding F0F1 ATP synthase subunit A, which translates to MGFAGGLAHPLLYMDMLKSIGHWGTSVEHWLGVESINHVLYMWLVMAIILSLGLLVRSRLQLVPGGLQNLFETIFGGLEDFVVSNIGEQGRQFMPLLCTIFIFILGMNWIGLIPGCDAPTANINTPAAMAIIVFCFYQFVGMKKWGFGYIKHFMGPVPALAPLMLILEPVSHLARPLSLTLRLFGNIRGEEIVLILMFMLAPLIGSLPMYFLFILAKTIQAFIFFMLTMLYLQGATEHAH; encoded by the coding sequence ATGGGTTTTGCAGGTGGATTGGCACATCCTCTCTTGTATATGGATATGCTCAAAAGCATCGGCCATTGGGGAACCAGCGTAGAGCATTGGCTTGGCGTTGAAAGTATCAACCATGTTTTATACATGTGGTTGGTCATGGCTATCATTCTTTCTCTCGGTCTGCTTGTTCGCAGCCGTTTGCAACTGGTCCCTGGTGGTCTCCAGAATCTTTTCGAGACTATTTTCGGTGGCCTGGAAGACTTTGTTGTCTCCAACATCGGCGAACAGGGCCGTCAGTTCATGCCGTTGCTGTGCACCATTTTCATTTTCATCCTTGGTATGAACTGGATCGGTCTTATTCCGGGCTGTGACGCTCCGACCGCCAACATCAACACGCCTGCCGCCATGGCAATCATCGTGTTCTGTTTCTATCAGTTCGTGGGTATGAAAAAATGGGGCTTCGGTTACATTAAACATTTCATGGGTCCGGTTCCTGCTTTGGCACCGCTCATGCTTATCCTTGAGCCGGTTTCACACCTCGCTCGTCCTCTTAGCCTGACACTTCGTCTCTTCGGTAACATCCGCGGTGAAGAAATCGTCCTGATCCTGATGTTCATGCTGGCACCGCTTATCGGCTCCCTGCCCATGTACTTCCTGTTCATCCTGGCTAAGACCATTCAGGCATTCATCTTCTTCATGCTGACGATGCTTTACCTGCAAGGTGCTACTGAGCACGCTCACTAA
- a CDS encoding AtpZ/AtpI family protein: MLFSKDDRLVRITQLGGTAGTMGLHIVSAIIVGLTIGYFLDDYFGTKPWLIMIFFLVGVVSGFKMVFEDFRKLQRREEAKKASSLKQDGEKGAGQD; this comes from the coding sequence ATGCTCTTTTCAAAAGACGATCGGTTGGTACGCATCACACAATTGGGTGGTACTGCCGGGACGATGGGGTTACATATCGTTTCGGCCATCATCGTCGGGCTCACTATCGGGTACTTTCTGGATGACTATTTCGGGACCAAGCCCTGGTTGATAATGATCTTCTTTTTAGTAGGGGTCGTTTCCGGGTTTAAAATGGTCTTTGAGGATTTCAGAAAGCTCCAGAGGCGTGAAGAGGCAAAAAAAGCAAGTTCTTTGAAACAGGACGGAGAAAAAGGTGCTGGACAGGATTAA
- a CDS encoding ATP synthase subunit I, producing MLDRINQRLERWLIKGGFPKPDVRIVVRNQIYVSLGTSLVIMLVTLLSRWSLAYSAGAIIALVNFWTLARVTQTLVYDEKRGPFLLFIIFMAKMTLSGLALWWLIGVERVPHWGLICGLGTVVVNITGTGLQQLGKK from the coding sequence GTGCTGGACAGGATTAATCAGAGGCTTGAACGTTGGCTCATAAAGGGCGGATTTCCCAAGCCGGATGTACGTATCGTTGTCCGCAATCAGATCTATGTGTCGCTGGGGACCTCTCTAGTGATCATGCTGGTAACACTTCTTTCCCGATGGTCTCTGGCATATTCGGCGGGGGCGATAATCGCCTTGGTCAATTTCTGGACGCTAGCCCGCGTGACCCAGACGTTGGTGTACGACGAGAAGCGAGGACCGTTTTTACTGTTCATAATATTCATGGCAAAGATGACTCTGAGCGGGCTGGCACTGTGGTGGCTGATAGGAGTCGAACGTGTTCCCCATTGGGGGCTGATTTGCGGGCTCGGGACCGTGGTGGTCAACATCACCGGAACTGGATTGCAACAGCTGGGGAAGAAATAG
- a CDS encoding DUF3426 domain-containing protein, with the protein MIVTCPNCETRYNLPDEKIPAGGAKVKCSKCAQVFKAEHPPVTLEEEVEALLEEEGQGGDTQAGDEFDETFEDVAAGGASSEAEESVDEPQDDLADEGVEESQPDIDDLFEDDDETLPDPDEGTSPSDSGADDLDDDIFAGIGEDDTDDSNDLFEDEADEESEDLFADDDTDDDGDDADDDDADDDESDSVFDESLSIDEVPQEKGGKSMGCLIILLVVALGLGGAIYFKAWTYMGIDLGDMFKNVPFVGQLFMEETGGDQETAPGESPAERVRKIELKNVKQYYVPNEKVGNLFVVEGKAVNKFAVPKERIKVEVILYDETNNVLTSQAFLCGNVLSQFQLQVQTEKEIQDGLSSDVGILSNNTFIRPDASTPFMAVFFQPPTGVKEFMVKVVDVGDPE; encoded by the coding sequence ATGATCGTCACCTGCCCGAATTGCGAGACCCGTTACAATCTGCCCGATGAGAAAATTCCTGCGGGCGGAGCCAAGGTCAAATGCTCCAAGTGCGCGCAAGTGTTCAAGGCCGAACATCCGCCGGTAACCCTCGAAGAAGAAGTGGAAGCGCTTCTTGAAGAAGAAGGTCAGGGTGGAGACACCCAGGCCGGAGACGAGTTCGACGAAACCTTTGAAGATGTCGCCGCCGGCGGAGCCTCCTCCGAAGCGGAAGAATCGGTCGACGAACCTCAGGACGACCTTGCCGATGAAGGCGTGGAAGAGAGCCAGCCAGATATAGACGACCTCTTTGAAGACGATGACGAAACGCTTCCTGACCCGGATGAAGGAACGTCTCCGTCAGACTCAGGTGCAGATGATCTGGACGATGATATTTTTGCCGGTATAGGCGAGGACGACACCGACGATTCAAACGACTTGTTCGAGGACGAGGCGGACGAAGAATCTGAGGATCTCTTTGCTGACGACGACACCGACGATGACGGCGATGACGCTGACGATGACGACGCTGACGATGACGAATCGGACAGTGTCTTTGACGAAAGTCTTTCCATTGACGAGGTGCCGCAGGAAAAAGGCGGCAAGTCGATGGGATGCCTGATAATCCTGCTGGTTGTAGCTCTTGGTTTGGGTGGAGCTATTTACTTCAAGGCGTGGACCTACATGGGGATCGACTTGGGCGATATGTTCAAGAATGTGCCTTTTGTCGGTCAATTGTTTATGGAGGAGACTGGCGGCGATCAAGAAACGGCACCAGGCGAATCCCCGGCAGAGCGCGTCCGCAAGATTGAACTCAAGAACGTCAAACAATATTATGTACCCAATGAAAAAGTGGGCAACCTGTTCGTTGTCGAAGGCAAGGCGGTCAACAAGTTTGCCGTTCCCAAGGAGCGTATCAAAGTCGAGGTCATTCTGTATGACGAGACGAACAATGTCCTGACTTCGCAGGCGTTCCTGTGTGGCAATGTTCTTTCACAGTTCCAGCTTCAGGTGCAGACCGAGAAGGAAATTCAGGATGGGCTGTCCAGTGACGTTGGTATCCTGTCTAACAACACCTTTATTCGTCCTGACGCATCAACGCCGTTCATGGCTGTTTTCTTTCAACCGCCAACCGGGGTGAAGGAGTTCATGGTCAAGGTTGTGGATGTGGGCGACCCTGAATAA